From Mucilaginibacter rubeus, a single genomic window includes:
- a CDS encoding carbohydrate-binding protein yields MKKNLIILTGVAIISCAFILNNGGKPWQGKMQQLPGRLECEYYDEGGEGIAYHDTDSINNGSGKLNPANGSFLNEFRMKEGVDISYTKTGNIDNNPYNKVPRDLNKLYVGWTQPGEWINYTVKVNKAGTYPIGVLYTSNGNGTISVDIDGKDATGPLNIASTHDDRDTVAWRQWHHWNASDSIGSITLKKGAHVLTLHILTNGNMNLDHLNFGKSLK; encoded by the coding sequence ATGAAAAAGAACCTAATAATCTTAACTGGAGTAGCAATAATTTCATGTGCTTTTATTTTAAACAACGGCGGCAAGCCATGGCAGGGTAAAATGCAACAGCTCCCGGGCAGACTTGAATGTGAGTATTATGACGAAGGTGGAGAAGGGATAGCTTATCATGATACCGATAGCATAAACAATGGCAGCGGAAAATTAAACCCGGCAAACGGCTCGTTTTTGAATGAATTCCGGATGAAAGAAGGTGTTGATATTTCCTATACCAAAACGGGTAACATTGATAACAATCCTTACAATAAGGTTCCGCGCGATCTTAATAAACTATACGTTGGCTGGACACAACCCGGCGAATGGATCAATTACACAGTTAAAGTAAATAAAGCCGGCACCTACCCTATTGGCGTTTTGTATACATCTAACGGTAATGGAACCATCTCGGTTGATATCGATGGTAAAGATGCAACAGGCCCTTTAAACATCGCATCGACACATGATGACCGAGATACGGTTGCCTGGCGGCAGTGGCATCATTGGAATGCATCTGATTCCATTGGCTCAATAACCTTGAAAAAAGGAGCTCACGTACTTACCCTGCACATTCTTACCAATGGCAACATGAATCTTGACCATCTCAATTTTGGAAAGAGCCTTAAATAA